A stretch of DNA from Streptobacillus canis:
GCCATATCTAGTTCTGAACTAGTATAAGCGAATGAATAAGGATAAATATCATCATCATTTCCATTTTTTTCTAATGTTATTTGTGGTATTCTAACACTCATAACATTTTTCTTTTCAACATTAACCTCAAAACTAATTTTAGGTACTGCTACAGCTTCTTCAAAAGAAGACTCTGAAATTAATGATTTAGAAATTGAAAAATTTTTTAGTGAACTTGTAAGTTTTTCTTCAACTCTTTTTCTCATTTCTCTATTCTGTTTTACAGTTTCTATAAATATTCTCATTAATTCATCTTGTTTATCTTTAAGTAATTTATGTCCTTTTTTTGCTGTAACCAACTTAATCTTAAGTTTACTTAACTCCATTCTTGTTGGATTTACATTTAATCTTGCCATAATTAATTATCCTTTTTTTCTAAATATTTTTCTAAATATTCATCTCTAATTCTCTTCAACTCATTTTTAGGTAATATTCTTAATAAATCCCATCCAAGTTCAAGAGTATCAATAATACTTCTATTTAAATTAAATCCTTGCCCAACATATTTTTCTTCAAATGCAGTTGCAAACTTAGC
This window harbors:
- a CDS encoding V-type ATP synthase subunit D — encoded protein: MARLNVNPTRMELSKLKIKLVTAKKGHKLLKDKQDELMRIFIETVKQNREMRKRVEEKLTSSLKNFSISKSLISESSFEEAVAVPKISFEVNVEKKNVMSVRIPQITLEKNGNDDDIYPYSFAYTSSELDMAVEDLSNVMNELLKLSEIEKSAQLMADEIEKTRRRVNALEYMTIPTLEETIKFIRMKLDENDRGAIIRLMKAGIKN